In Ghiorsea bivora, a genomic segment contains:
- the hflK gene encoding FtsH protease activity modulator HflK, whose translation MPWNQNQDNNPWGNKPKGSSGGGNKETPPDLDKVLKDLNDRFGGFFGGGKGGDNGGSPEVSKGMLITLIGVAFVAWLASGFYKVEADEEAVVLRFGQHVDTRSPGLNWHLPYPIETIEKIPTLSVQRLTIGFRAFADGRTRKMNQESLMLTKDENIVDISFVVQYKISDIQKYLFEIDATQAIQTVRDAAESSIRAVIGSTLIDDVMTDKKAEVEAETRIGIQKILDAYNAGIRVTTVTLKDVQPPERVSKEFKDVASAREDKERAKNEAQAYANGVIPNARGEAKKKILEAEAYAKEAEDRAIGEADRFNSLLQAYKKAPEVTRKRLYLETMEEVLAGADKVIIDSKIAGQVLPYLPLNSAGKVEVK comes from the coding sequence ATGCCTTGGAATCAAAATCAAGACAATAACCCATGGGGAAATAAACCCAAGGGTTCATCAGGTGGGGGAAACAAAGAAACACCTCCTGATTTAGACAAGGTTTTAAAAGACTTGAATGACCGCTTTGGTGGTTTTTTTGGCGGCGGTAAAGGTGGAGATAATGGTGGCTCTCCTGAGGTAAGCAAAGGTATGCTTATAACACTGATTGGTGTGGCTTTTGTAGCATGGCTTGCATCTGGTTTTTATAAAGTTGAAGCCGATGAGGAAGCTGTGGTGCTTCGCTTTGGGCAACATGTGGATACACGTAGCCCAGGTTTGAACTGGCACCTTCCTTATCCGATTGAAACCATTGAAAAGATTCCAACATTATCTGTTCAACGATTAACCATTGGTTTCCGTGCATTTGCAGATGGTCGCACACGAAAAATGAATCAAGAATCATTGATGTTGACCAAAGATGAAAATATCGTGGATATTTCTTTCGTGGTGCAATACAAAATTTCAGATATTCAAAAGTATTTGTTTGAAATTGATGCAACCCAAGCCATTCAAACGGTTAGGGATGCTGCGGAAAGCTCTATTCGTGCAGTCATTGGCAGCACTTTGATTGATGATGTGATGACCGATAAAAAAGCGGAGGTTGAAGCAGAAACGCGTATTGGTATCCAAAAAATACTGGATGCATATAATGCAGGTATTCGTGTCACCACGGTCACCTTAAAAGACGTGCAACCGCCTGAGCGCGTGAGCAAAGAGTTTAAAGATGTGGCGAGTGCGCGAGAAGATAAAGAACGCGCGAAAAACGAAGCTCAGGCGTATGCCAATGGTGTAATTCCCAATGCGCGTGGTGAAGCTAAGAAGAAAATTCTTGAAGCTGAAGCCTATGCCAAAGAAGCGGAAGACCGTGCAATTGGTGAAGCTGACCGCTTTAACAGTTTGCTTCAAGCATACAAAAAAGCACCAGAAGTTACTCGCAAGCGTTTATATTTAGAAACCATGGAAGAAGTACTGGCAGGTGCTGATAAAGTGATTATTGATTCTAAAATAGCAGGGCAAGTATTGCCATACCTTCCTCTGAATAGTGCTGGCAAAGTGGAGGTAAAATAA
- the hflC gene encoding protease modulator HflC: MSPKQLLTGVVIAAIFIFVSRSAFIVDQRDQVLVMQFGNIVSDGAITNPGLHWKLPWQNTVVFDKRLLASDDLPNEVITKDKKKIIVDSFTRWKIIDPLKVYQVAKTRNRVESRMQDVVGAKVREVLGQHTLHEIVTGGEGGDKRAALMVSIRDLADAEVANLGVKVIDVRIKRADLPAENSDSVFRRMKAERQRIAKQYRSEGEEAAKEIRATADKESKFLLADAYKQSEIIKGNADAKATKIYASTYEKDPKFYAFTRSLEAYRKSMATQSRVVLSPNSEFFRFFETSK; this comes from the coding sequence ATGAGTCCTAAACAATTGTTAACAGGTGTAGTTATTGCAGCAATTTTTATTTTTGTTAGTCGCAGTGCATTTATTGTGGATCAACGCGACCAAGTGTTGGTGATGCAATTTGGTAATATCGTAAGTGATGGTGCAATTACTAACCCTGGCTTGCACTGGAAACTACCTTGGCAAAACACGGTCGTTTTTGATAAGCGTTTGCTTGCCAGCGATGATCTTCCCAATGAAGTGATTACCAAAGATAAAAAGAAAATTATCGTGGATAGCTTTACACGCTGGAAAATCATAGACCCACTTAAAGTGTATCAGGTGGCGAAAACACGTAACCGTGTGGAATCTCGCATGCAAGATGTGGTGGGTGCAAAAGTGCGTGAAGTGCTTGGTCAACATACTTTGCATGAAATTGTAACTGGTGGTGAAGGTGGCGATAAACGCGCTGCATTGATGGTGTCGATTCGCGATTTGGCAGATGCAGAAGTTGCAAATCTTGGTGTGAAAGTGATTGATGTGCGTATTAAACGTGCTGATTTACCTGCTGAAAACTCGGACTCTGTATTCCGTCGTATGAAAGCTGAACGTCAGCGTATTGCCAAACAATACCGTTCTGAAGGTGAAGAAGCTGCTAAAGAGATTCGCGCAACTGCAGATAAAGAAAGTAAGTTCTTATTGGCTGATGCATATAAACAATCTGAAATCATTAAGGGTAATGCGGATGCGAAAGCAACTAAGATTTATGCCTCAACTTATGAAAAAGATCCTAAGTTTTATGCTTTTACGCGTTCTTTAGAAGCTTACAGGAAGTCTATGGCTACACAAAGCCGTGTGGTGCTATCACCCAACTCTGAATTCTTTAGATTTTTCGAAACATCGAAATAA
- a CDS encoding DUF2065 domain-containing protein has protein sequence MNDLWAALGLVLVLEGVLYALFPQTMINMLKNIPQMPVSSLRFMGFCALAVGWMIVWWVRH, from the coding sequence ATGAACGATTTATGGGCAGCTTTAGGGTTGGTCTTGGTTTTGGAAGGGGTGCTTTATGCACTCTTTCCTCAAACTATGATTAATATGCTGAAGAATATTCCACAAATGCCCGTTTCTTCTCTTCGGTTTATGGGTTTTTGCGCATTGGCAGTGGGTTGGATGATTGTGTGGTGGGTTAGACACTAA
- the htpG gene encoding molecular chaperone HtpG — MSKETMNFQTEVKQLLDLMIHSLYSNKEIFLRELISNASDAADKLRFEATTDDALFEGDSDLHVFVEFDKDAKTITIRDNGIGMNHEEVIENIGTIARSGTKEFFGQLSGDQEKDAHLIGQFGVGFYSSFLVADKVTLTTRRAGLTAEHGVRWESAGDGEFTIETVNKEQRGTEIVLHLRDEAEEFLNDWKLRSVINKYADHVPFPIRMFKPAEEGKEPEIETVNQASALWAQSKSELSDEDYNNFYKHVAHDFEDPLAHIHQRLEGQYEYTLLFYIPKRAPFDLWQAEAKHGVKLYVKRVFIMEATEDLMPRYLRFIRGVMDSSDLPLNVSREILQHSPAMTAMKKGATKRVLSWLKDLASKEEDKYAEFYAEFGNCLKEGVIEDEKNKETIASLLRFSSTENDEQTVTLAQYIKRMKEGQEDIYYITAENLTAAKNSPHLEIFRKKGIEVLLLADRIDEWLVGHLDKFDGKELKSIAKGELDLSGIGDNAEEDKKEHDEAKKSAEPAVKKLKEALGDKVKDVRTTDRLTASPACLVADDFDISGNMERILKQAGQDVPAVKPILEINPEHDLVKRLAKMRSKDKIADYSDILFDQAVLAEGALPEDPAGFVRKINALLVS; from the coding sequence ATGTCGAAAGAAACCATGAATTTCCAAACAGAAGTGAAACAACTTTTGGATTTGATGATTCACTCCCTTTATTCCAATAAAGAAATATTTTTGCGTGAGCTGATTTCTAATGCATCGGATGCGGCGGATAAACTTCGTTTTGAAGCAACCACTGATGATGCCTTGTTTGAAGGTGATTCGGACTTACATGTATTTGTTGAATTTGATAAAGATGCTAAAACCATCACCATTCGTGATAATGGTATTGGCATGAACCATGAAGAAGTGATTGAAAATATAGGTACGATTGCACGTTCAGGCACCAAAGAGTTTTTTGGTCAGTTGTCAGGTGATCAAGAAAAAGATGCTCATTTGATTGGTCAATTTGGTGTTGGTTTTTACTCATCATTTTTGGTTGCCGATAAAGTGACATTAACCACGCGTAGAGCGGGTTTAACGGCTGAACACGGGGTACGTTGGGAATCAGCGGGTGATGGTGAGTTTACCATTGAAACCGTTAATAAAGAACAACGTGGTACTGAAATTGTACTTCATTTGCGTGATGAAGCAGAAGAGTTTTTAAATGATTGGAAACTTCGTTCGGTTATCAATAAATATGCCGACCATGTTCCATTCCCCATTCGTATGTTTAAACCAGCAGAAGAGGGCAAAGAGCCTGAAATTGAGACAGTGAATCAAGCTTCTGCACTTTGGGCACAATCCAAATCAGAGCTTTCTGATGAAGATTATAACAATTTTTACAAACATGTTGCCCATGATTTTGAAGACCCCTTGGCGCATATCCATCAACGTCTTGAAGGGCAATATGAATATACCTTGTTGTTTTATATTCCAAAACGTGCGCCGTTTGATTTATGGCAAGCTGAAGCTAAACATGGTGTGAAACTTTATGTTAAACGTGTGTTTATCATGGAAGCTACTGAAGATTTGATGCCGCGTTATTTGCGTTTTATACGTGGTGTGATGGATTCTTCAGACTTACCACTAAATGTTTCCCGCGAAATCTTGCAGCATAGCCCAGCCATGACTGCAATGAAAAAAGGTGCTACCAAACGCGTGTTAAGCTGGCTTAAAGACTTGGCAAGCAAAGAAGAAGATAAATACGCTGAGTTTTATGCAGAATTTGGTAACTGCTTGAAAGAAGGCGTGATTGAAGATGAGAAAAACAAAGAAACAATCGCATCATTGTTGCGTTTTTCGAGCACAGAAAATGATGAGCAAACCGTTACCCTTGCCCAATATATTAAGCGTATGAAAGAAGGGCAGGAAGATATTTATTATATTACAGCAGAAAACCTAACTGCTGCTAAAAACAGCCCACACTTGGAAATTTTCCGTAAAAAAGGCATTGAAGTTTTATTGTTGGCAGACCGTATTGATGAATGGCTTGTGGGTCACTTAGACAAATTTGATGGTAAAGAATTGAAGTCTATTGCTAAAGGTGAGCTAGACTTGTCGGGCATTGGTGACAACGCTGAAGAAGACAAAAAAGAACATGACGAGGCAAAAAAATCGGCTGAACCAGCTGTGAAAAAGCTTAAAGAAGCTTTGGGTGATAAAGTGAAAGACGTGCGTACTACCGACCGTTTGACGGCTTCACCAGCTTGTTTGGTAGCCGATGATTTTGATATTTCAGGTAATATGGAGCGTATTTTGAAGCAGGCTGGGCAAGATGTACCAGCCGTAAAACCTATTCTTGAAATCAACCCTGAACATGATTTGGTCAAACGTTTGGCAAAAATGCGCTCTAAAGACAAAATTGCCGATTATTCGGACATTTTGTTTGATCAAGCCGTACTTGCTGAAGGTGCATTGCCTGAAGATCCAGCAGGGTTTGTACGTAAAATCAATGCATTGCTTGTTTCATAG
- the tgt gene encoding tRNA guanosine(34) transglycosylase Tgt produces MSALSFKIIAKDEQGFARRGEVTLPHGKVQTPVFMPVGTQATVKSLTPADLTDDIGAEVILGNTYHLMLRPGADIVEKMGGLHKFMAWDRPILTDSGGFQVWSLGDLRKIEPKGVRFQSHIDGSRWFLGPKESMEIQRKLGSDIVMAFDECTPYPATYDEARESMEMSMRWAKDCREHLPVNDTQALFGIVQGGMYPDLRKESLAAIAEIDFEGIAIGGLSVGEPKEEMMAMMDALAPYLPEDKPHYVMGVGTPDDLIEGIDRGIDMFDCVMPSRNARNGTLFTDHGKINIKNLKHQTDETPIMDTCTCYTCKNFSRAYLRHLFMAKELLSSRLNTLHNLHYYCDLMQRARMALEEKRWPEFRDGFLKTFRNQ; encoded by the coding sequence GTGTCTGCACTTTCATTTAAAATCATCGCCAAAGATGAGCAAGGTTTTGCTCGTCGAGGTGAGGTGACCCTGCCACATGGCAAAGTGCAGACACCTGTTTTTATGCCTGTAGGTACACAAGCCACAGTCAAAAGCTTAACACCTGCTGATTTAACTGATGATATCGGTGCTGAAGTCATCTTGGGTAATACTTACCACCTGATGTTGCGCCCTGGTGCAGATATCGTGGAAAAGATGGGTGGGCTGCATAAGTTTATGGCGTGGGATAGACCTATTCTTACCGATTCTGGTGGGTTTCAAGTGTGGTCTTTGGGGGATTTGCGTAAAATCGAACCTAAAGGTGTACGTTTTCAATCGCATATTGATGGTTCGCGTTGGTTTTTAGGCCCTAAAGAAAGCATGGAAATCCAACGTAAACTGGGCAGCGATATTGTGATGGCGTTCGATGAATGCACGCCATATCCAGCCACTTATGATGAAGCTCGCGAATCCATGGAAATGTCTATGCGTTGGGCAAAAGATTGCCGCGAGCATTTGCCAGTGAACGATACCCAGGCCTTATTTGGTATTGTCCAAGGTGGCATGTACCCTGATTTACGCAAAGAAAGTCTTGCAGCCATTGCTGAAATCGATTTTGAAGGCATTGCTATTGGTGGTTTATCCGTGGGTGAACCCAAAGAAGAGATGATGGCCATGATGGATGCATTAGCCCCATATTTGCCTGAAGATAAGCCGCATTATGTGATGGGTGTAGGTACGCCTGATGACCTTATTGAAGGCATTGATAGGGGCATTGATATGTTTGATTGTGTGATGCCCAGTCGAAATGCACGCAATGGCACATTGTTTACCGACCATGGTAAAATCAACATCAAAAACCTCAAACACCAAACCGATGAAACACCGATTATGGACACTTGCACATGTTATACATGCAAAAACTTTTCTAGAGCGTATCTTCGCCACCTCTTTATGGCGAAAGAGCTTTTAAGTTCGAGGTTGAATACCTTGCATAATCTTCATTACTATTGTGATCTTATGCAAAGAGCACGTATGGCATTGGAAGAAAAACGTTGGCCAGAGTTTCGTGATGGGTTCTTAAAAACCTTTCGCAATCAGTAA
- the yajC gene encoding preprotein translocase subunit YajC, translated as MKTSTLQNMISKAVLAFAVTLLPANLAHAEAAGGGGGFASLIPLILIMVIFWVLLIRPQQKRMKEHAELIKGLKKGDKVVTGGGIYGRITNVKDGVAMVEITEGVIIKTKQDTIAGLQESPKTQDKKDKKDKKGK; from the coding sequence ATGAAGACATCAACATTACAAAATATGATTTCAAAAGCAGTATTGGCATTTGCTGTTACGCTTTTACCAGCAAATTTAGCGCATGCTGAAGCCGCAGGCGGCGGCGGTGGTTTTGCCTCATTGATTCCATTGATTCTTATTATGGTCATTTTCTGGGTACTTTTGATTCGCCCGCAGCAAAAACGTATGAAAGAACATGCTGAGCTGATTAAAGGTCTTAAAAAAGGTGATAAAGTGGTTACGGGTGGTGGTATTTATGGTCGCATTACCAATGTAAAAGATGGTGTGGCTATGGTTGAGATAACTGAGGGTGTGATTATTAAAACCAAGCAAGATACGATTGCTGGTTTGCAAGAAAGCCCTAAAACACAAGATAAAAAAGATAAGAAAGATAAAAAAGGGAAGTAA
- the secD gene encoding protein translocase subunit SecD, producing MQKYAPWKFWLIITVLVGAVMGTAPNVTTVPSWWPASLSQPLNLGLDLKGGIHLVVDVDIEKVISQQVSDNINMIRRSLREEKIRYRKLDSNATQVSVVIKKADDVAKAKKLLRKLLVGYDMEQTDDHTLVFTISASEAKEIKSYAIEQTIEVIRRRVDALGTTEPVIMRQGDRRVLVQIPGYEDSAHAKLIIGQTAQLDFKLVDEKGDLDAAVAGRVPPGDMIAYFADGRPILLKKRTELSGKDVTMARITIDSQSNQPAVSLKFNNQGARKFDRLTKENVKKRFAILLEGVVQSAPVIQERISGGTAQITGSFTTEEARNLAIVLRAGALPAPIKVVEERSIGPSLGKDSIDQGLNSILYGFVAVLLFMLVYYRLFGLFANIALAFNIVLIAAAMSMIGATLTLPGIAGIVLTIGMAVDANVLIFERIREEITNGKTPLAAIDGGYDKAFSTIMDANITTLIAAVVLFQFGSGPIKGFAVTLSVGILASMFTAIVVTRAITYLMYRKQKNIKTLSI from the coding sequence ATGCAAAAATATGCACCTTGGAAATTTTGGTTGATTATTACAGTGCTGGTTGGTGCTGTGATGGGGACAGCCCCGAATGTGACAACAGTACCCAGTTGGTGGCCTGCATCTCTGAGCCAACCATTAAACCTTGGGCTTGACCTGAAAGGTGGTATTCACCTTGTGGTTGATGTTGATATTGAGAAGGTGATTTCACAACAAGTCTCCGATAATATCAATATGATTCGACGCTCATTGCGTGAAGAAAAAATCCGCTATAGAAAATTGGATAGCAATGCGACACAAGTTAGCGTTGTGATTAAAAAAGCTGATGATGTAGCGAAAGCCAAAAAGCTGTTGCGTAAGTTATTGGTGGGTTATGACATGGAACAAACCGATGATCATACCCTTGTATTTACAATTTCTGCAAGTGAAGCCAAAGAAATTAAATCATATGCCATTGAACAAACGATTGAAGTGATTCGTCGTCGTGTGGATGCTTTGGGTACTACGGAACCAGTGATTATGCGCCAAGGTGATAGACGTGTTTTGGTGCAAATTCCAGGTTATGAAGATTCAGCGCATGCGAAGCTTATTATTGGGCAAACAGCGCAGCTTGATTTTAAATTGGTGGATGAAAAGGGAGACTTGGATGCAGCGGTAGCTGGCCGCGTTCCTCCAGGTGACATGATTGCATACTTTGCAGATGGTCGCCCCATTTTATTGAAAAAACGGACAGAACTGTCAGGCAAAGACGTGACTATGGCGCGGATTACCATTGATTCACAAAGCAATCAGCCTGCAGTTTCCTTGAAGTTTAACAATCAGGGTGCACGCAAGTTTGACCGTTTAACCAAGGAAAATGTTAAGAAACGTTTTGCGATTTTGCTTGAAGGTGTGGTGCAATCAGCGCCTGTGATTCAAGAGCGTATTTCAGGTGGTACGGCACAAATTACGGGCTCATTTACGACTGAAGAAGCGCGTAACCTTGCTATTGTATTGCGTGCAGGTGCACTACCTGCGCCTATCAAGGTTGTGGAGGAGCGTTCGATTGGCCCTAGCTTAGGGAAAGACTCCATTGACCAAGGTTTAAACTCGATTCTTTATGGTTTTGTTGCCGTTTTGCTTTTCATGTTGGTTTATTATCGTTTATTTGGTCTTTTTGCCAATATTGCCTTGGCATTTAATATTGTATTGATTGCTGCAGCCATGAGCATGATTGGTGCAACCTTAACCTTACCCGGTATTGCAGGTATCGTATTAACCATTGGTATGGCGGTGGATGCCAATGTGCTGATATTTGAGCGTATACGCGAAGAAATCACCAATGGTAAAACGCCACTTGCCGCCATTGATGGTGGTTACGATAAAGCATTTTCAACCATTATGGATGCCAATATTACAACGCTTATTGCCGCTGTTGTATTGTTCCAGTTTGGCTCGGGACCAATCAAAGGTTTTGCTGTGACACTTAGCGTTGGTATTTTGGCTTCAATGTTTACAGCGATTGTGGTGACACGTGCGATTACATATTTGATGTACCGCAAGCAAAAAAATATTAAAACATTAAGTATCTAA
- the secF gene encoding protein translocase subunit SecF, whose translation MQLIRPDINIDFLASRKKALTFSVFMIVVSLALIAFKGLNLGIDFTGGTLVEVRFHQQVKTADIRQALVPAGYGKAVIQEFGSPEEILIRVQNQEGVEASAISTAILDALTDKFGADQVEMRRVEFVGPQVGEELKTAGMMAVFYTLIGILIYVMVRFKLRFALGADAAILHDIIIVVGVFSALQLEFSLSVVAALLTVLGYSLNDTIVVFDRIRENFEANKKKKNPLDEVEVCNQSINQTLARTLMTSATTLLVVFSLYFFGGEVIHNFAFALLVGIGVGTYSSIFIASPIMLALEGKFEMSEEELKELENRP comes from the coding sequence ATGCAACTTATACGTCCTGACATTAACATTGACTTCTTAGCCAGCCGTAAAAAAGCACTCACGTTCTCTGTGTTCATGATTGTGGTTTCTTTGGCATTGATTGCCTTTAAAGGTTTGAACTTGGGCATCGACTTCACAGGTGGCACATTGGTTGAAGTACGGTTTCATCAACAAGTAAAAACAGCTGATATTCGTCAGGCTCTAGTGCCTGCTGGTTATGGGAAAGCTGTGATTCAAGAGTTTGGTTCACCTGAAGAAATCTTGATTCGAGTGCAAAACCAAGAGGGTGTTGAAGCTTCAGCCATTAGCACTGCAATTTTAGATGCATTAACAGACAAGTTTGGTGCAGACCAAGTTGAAATGCGTAGGGTTGAGTTTGTTGGTCCACAAGTGGGTGAAGAGCTGAAAACAGCAGGTATGATGGCTGTGTTTTATACATTAATTGGTATTTTAATTTATGTTATGGTGAGATTTAAGTTGCGTTTTGCTTTGGGTGCAGATGCGGCAATTTTGCATGATATTATTATTGTGGTTGGTGTGTTCTCTGCCTTACAATTGGAGTTTTCTTTATCCGTGGTTGCAGCACTGCTGACCGTGCTTGGTTATTCGCTGAATGATACGATTGTGGTGTTTGACCGTATCCGTGAAAACTTTGAAGCCAATAAAAAGAAAAAGAATCCTTTGGATGAGGTTGAGGTGTGCAACCAATCTATTAACCAAACACTGGCTCGTACTTTGATGACTTCAGCAACCACGTTGCTTGTGGTCTTTTCATTGTATTTCTTTGGTGGTGAAGTGATTCACAACTTTGCATTTGCTTTATTGGTTGGTATTGGCGTGGGTACATACTCATCCATCTTTATTGCATCACCCATTATGCTGGCATTAGAAGGCAAGTTTGAAATGTCCGAAGAAGAGCTAAAAGAATTGGAAAACCGCCCTTAA
- a CDS encoding Mth938-like domain-containing protein: MQGDITPDLESGQRIFHAYGDTFFQLGPDKIEASFYFHQGEVHTPWLKQDISTLTIADLKWLETHTPEVLVIGTGRRTAFPSHDVMDYLADLHVGFECMDSLSAARTFNILVGEGRDIAAAMLLPNVRG; the protein is encoded by the coding sequence ATGCAAGGGGATATTACCCCAGATCTCGAAAGTGGACAGCGTATATTTCATGCTTATGGGGACACCTTTTTTCAACTGGGTCCTGATAAAATTGAGGCTAGTTTTTATTTTCATCAAGGTGAAGTGCATACACCTTGGTTAAAACAAGATATTTCAACATTAACCATTGCTGACTTGAAATGGCTTGAAACACATACACCGGAGGTTTTGGTGATTGGTACGGGCAGACGCACTGCATTTCCCAGTCATGATGTGATGGATTATTTGGCTGATTTGCATGTGGGTTTTGAATGTATGGATTCATTATCGGCAGCGCGTACGTTTAATATTTTGGTTGGGGAAGGGCGTGATATTGCAGCAGCCATGCTTTTGCCCAATGTTCGAGGTTAA
- the queD gene encoding 6-carboxytetrahydropterin synthase QueD, whose translation MMPRYELMIETHFSAAHQLRGYAGDCARLHGHNWHVRLYVGCSELDELGMGIDYKIMKTELKAALDPWDHYNLNDVAPFDVINPTSENVAAELYKEMVKRLENDRLKISRVEISETCTAKVTYWP comes from the coding sequence ATGATGCCACGTTATGAACTGATGATTGAAACCCATTTCTCAGCAGCCCACCAGTTGCGTGGTTATGCTGGGGATTGTGCGCGTTTGCACGGGCATAACTGGCATGTGCGCTTGTATGTGGGTTGTAGTGAGCTTGATGAGCTTGGTATGGGCATAGACTACAAAATCATGAAAACCGAGCTTAAAGCAGCTTTGGATCCCTGGGATCATTATAACTTAAATGATGTAGCACCATTTGATGTGATTAACCCAACCAGTGAGAATGTGGCAGCTGAATTGTATAAAGAAATGGTCAAACGCTTGGAAAATGATCGCCTTAAAATTTCGCGTGTTGAAATTTCAGAAACATGCACCGCTAAAGTGACGTATTGGCCATGA
- the msrB gene encoding peptide-methionine (R)-S-oxide reductase MsrB: protein MNKVRNYTIVLISIALLLLTLPTFITAKDDMAKGSMMGTMSNTEKAIFAGGCFWCMEKPFEQLDGVKSVVSGYSTGNIKNPTYQNYMSGGHLEVVEITYNPAQTSYEKLLDVFWHQIDPTDAGGQFVDRGYAYTTGIFYLNEKQHSLAEASKAKIEASGVFSKPIVTPIKPAQTFYMAETYHQDYYKKNPLRYWYYRKGSGRDQYLDKIWGKDRGEHKKMADLKDKLTPLQYEVTQEEGTEPPFNNAYWDNKEAGIYVDIVSGEPLFSSKDKFKSGTGWPSFDRPLVKENIIEKVDRRLFSTRTEVRSKQGNSHLGHVFNDGPSETTGLRYCINSAALRFVPVSELEKEGYGQFLTSFK from the coding sequence ATGAATAAAGTCCGAAACTATACAATTGTTTTGATAAGTATTGCGCTTCTATTGCTCACCCTACCTACATTCATAACTGCCAAAGATGATATGGCAAAAGGTAGTATGATGGGAACAATGTCCAATACAGAAAAAGCGATTTTTGCTGGTGGTTGCTTTTGGTGTATGGAAAAACCATTTGAGCAGCTTGATGGTGTAAAATCTGTGGTTTCTGGTTACAGCACGGGCAATATCAAAAATCCAACCTACCAAAATTATATGTCAGGTGGGCATTTGGAAGTGGTTGAAATTACTTATAACCCTGCACAAACAAGTTATGAAAAACTTTTGGATGTGTTTTGGCATCAAATTGATCCTACCGATGCTGGTGGTCAGTTTGTGGATAGGGGATATGCATACACAACGGGCATTTTTTATTTGAATGAAAAACAACACAGCCTTGCTGAAGCTTCTAAAGCCAAGATAGAAGCAAGTGGGGTGTTTTCTAAACCGATTGTGACACCCATTAAACCAGCACAAACCTTTTATATGGCAGAAACATATCATCAAGACTATTATAAAAAGAATCCCTTACGTTATTGGTATTACCGTAAAGGTTCAGGTCGTGACCAATATTTGGATAAAATTTGGGGAAAAGACCGAGGAGAGCATAAAAAAATGGCTGACTTAAAAGATAAACTTACACCGTTACAGTATGAAGTAACCCAAGAAGAGGGCACAGAACCACCATTTAACAATGCCTATTGGGATAATAAAGAAGCGGGCATTTATGTGGATATTGTATCGGGTGAGCCGTTGTTTAGCTCCAAAGACAAATTCAAATCAGGCACTGGCTGGCCTAGCTTTGACCGCCCATTGGTGAAAGAGAATATCATTGAGAAGGTTGATCGCCGCTTATTTAGCACCCGCACCGAAGTGCGCAGCAAACAGGGTAATTCGCACCTTGGGCATGTGTTCAACGATGGTCCAAGCGAAACCACAGGCCTGCGCTACTGCATCAATTCCGCAGCCTTGCGCTTTGTTCCTGTGAGTGAACTTGAAAAAGAAGGTTATGGTCAGTTCTTAACTTCGTTTAAATAA